In Candidatus Binatia bacterium, the following are encoded in one genomic region:
- a CDS encoding efflux transporter outer membrane subunit — MRRGAFALLLAGSLAGCAVTQPLPPKLDLPASTATAEQTALLEHWWLAFDDPVLTALIDEALANNLDLKATLARIELARSQLQLAQGSLYPSFNITGGATRQRYSGATPLAFPPGTAVSANDFTVGIETSYELDLWGKYRSGALAAGNDLAASRYYRETVRIAVAADVADAYFRLRAADALLVVYEETRKTRTDTVTLQKDRFDGGIIGEYDLRQAEAELQAVIADIARTQQAIGLTEGALATLTGRSPRAVFTPEIARGATIEAATTGVPQLPAGLPSGLVDRRPDIRRSEAELAAADLRIQQARADYFPDLTLTGAFGSESAALSNLFTSPATIWRFGLALVQPIINLKSIEAGVTAATARRDSVEVQYQQTVQNAFREVHDSLVTHQSAQQVLAAETRRRDLLTQALDVANVRYEAGRTSYLEVLDAQRTLLASETLRIAAARDARISIVDFAKSVGGGWTPETFSVAY, encoded by the coding sequence ATGCGTAGAGGCGCTTTTGCATTGCTGCTCGCAGGCTCGCTCGCGGGCTGCGCCGTCACCCAGCCCCTCCCGCCGAAGCTCGATCTGCCGGCATCCACCGCGACGGCCGAACAGACCGCGCTGCTCGAGCACTGGTGGCTCGCGTTCGACGACCCGGTGCTGACCGCGCTGATCGACGAAGCGCTCGCGAACAATCTCGATCTGAAGGCCACGCTCGCGCGGATCGAGCTGGCCCGCTCGCAGCTCCAGCTCGCGCAGGGGAGCCTGTATCCGAGCTTCAACATCACCGGCGGCGCGACGCGCCAGCGATATTCTGGCGCAACGCCGCTGGCGTTTCCCCCGGGAACGGCCGTCAGCGCCAACGATTTCACGGTAGGCATCGAGACGTCGTACGAGCTCGATCTCTGGGGCAAGTATCGAAGCGGTGCGCTCGCCGCCGGCAACGATCTCGCCGCTTCGCGCTATTACCGCGAGACGGTGCGCATCGCGGTCGCTGCCGACGTCGCCGACGCCTACTTCCGGCTGCGCGCCGCCGATGCGCTTCTCGTCGTGTACGAGGAGACTCGCAAGACGCGCACGGACACGGTCACGTTGCAGAAGGACCGCTTCGACGGCGGAATCATCGGCGAATACGACCTGCGTCAGGCCGAGGCCGAGCTGCAGGCGGTCATCGCCGACATCGCTCGGACGCAGCAGGCGATCGGCCTCACCGAAGGCGCGCTGGCGACGCTCACCGGCCGCTCGCCGCGGGCAGTGTTCACGCCTGAGATCGCTCGCGGCGCGACGATCGAAGCGGCGACGACCGGCGTGCCGCAATTGCCCGCCGGCTTGCCGTCGGGGCTGGTCGACCGGCGACCCGACATTCGACGCTCGGAGGCGGAGCTCGCGGCGGCCGACCTGCGGATACAGCAAGCGCGCGCCGATTACTTCCCGGATCTGACGCTGACCGGCGCGTTCGGCAGCGAGTCCGCGGCGCTCTCCAACCTATTCACGTCGCCGGCGACGATTTGGCGATTCGGGCTCGCGCTCGTGCAGCCGATCATCAACCTGAAGTCGATCGAAGCTGGAGTCACCGCCGCGACGGCGCGCCGCGACAGCGTCGAAGTGCAGTATCAGCAGACCGTGCAGAACGCGTTCCGCGAAGTGCACGACTCGCTCGTCACCCATCAATCGGCGCAGCAGGTGCTCGCCGCCGAGACGCGCCGGCGCGACCTCCTCACCCAGGCGCTCGACGTCGCCAATGTCCGCTACGAAGCCGGGCGCACGTCGTACCTCGAGGTCCTCGACGCGCAGCGCACGCTGCTCGCTTCCGAGACGCTGCGGATCGCCGCGGCGCGCGACGCGCGGATATCGATCGTCGACTTCGCGAAGTCGGTGGGCGGCGGCTGGACGCCGGAGACCTTCTCGGTCGCATACTGA